A genome region from Paradevosia shaoguanensis includes the following:
- the glyS gene encoding glycine--tRNA ligase subunit beta: MPELLLELFSEEIPARFQRRAAEDLKKAVTNGLVEAGLLYEGAKAFATPRRLALTVTGLPPRSPDTREEKKGPRVGAPQAAIDGFLKSAGLVSISEAKVESDPKKGEFYVAVVERKGEETQRILSQLLPKVIAEFPWPKSMRWGSGRTQWVRPMRAITATFGTENDEPEVIHFGAGDLESGQTTYGHRFLAPEAIKVRRFDDYVTSLERAKVVLDLDRRRDIIKSDAEHLAFAQGLTVIEDEGLLEEVAGLVEWPVVMMGSFDPDFLEVPEEVIITTIRANQKCFCLRDASGRLAPKFLLTANTIAKDGGEMIVAGNERVIRARLSDAKFFYETDLAVPLATGVPRLAQTVFHAKLGTQLERVNRIEKLAVEIASVVGADPEEARRAARLAKADLVTQMVGEFPELQGLMGRYYAERQGESRAVANAIEMHYKPLGPTDKVPNEPVAIAVALADKLDLLKGFWAIDEKPTGSRDPFALRRAALGVIRIITENGLRFPLDVEPDLLSFFHDRLKVSLRDAGARYDLVDAVISADSNDVLQITQRVEALSDLLGTEDGRNLLAGYRRAVNILVAEEKKDGRSYAGEDFEGGAEPVAEEFELRRGVAQAWSDVSARIAADDYKGAMTALGRLRGPVDAFFEAVLVNDPDPVVRGNRLKLLARLRDTMHLVADFSKIAG, encoded by the coding sequence ATGCCCGAACTGCTGCTCGAACTCTTCTCGGAAGAAATCCCGGCCCGCTTTCAGCGCCGCGCCGCGGAGGATTTGAAGAAGGCCGTCACCAACGGCCTGGTCGAGGCAGGCTTGCTCTATGAGGGCGCCAAGGCATTCGCCACCCCGCGCCGCCTGGCGTTGACCGTCACCGGTCTGCCGCCCCGTTCGCCCGATACCCGCGAAGAGAAGAAGGGCCCGCGCGTCGGCGCGCCGCAGGCCGCCATCGACGGCTTCCTCAAGTCGGCCGGGCTCGTTTCGATTTCCGAGGCCAAGGTCGAGAGCGACCCCAAGAAGGGCGAGTTCTATGTCGCCGTCGTCGAGCGCAAGGGTGAGGAGACGCAGCGCATCCTCTCGCAATTGCTGCCCAAGGTGATCGCCGAATTCCCGTGGCCCAAGTCGATGCGCTGGGGCTCCGGCCGCACGCAATGGGTGCGCCCGATGCGCGCCATCACTGCGACCTTCGGGACGGAGAACGACGAACCGGAAGTCATCCATTTCGGCGCCGGAGACCTCGAAAGCGGCCAGACCACCTACGGCCACCGCTTCCTCGCGCCCGAGGCGATCAAGGTCCGGCGGTTCGATGACTACGTCACCTCGCTGGAGCGCGCCAAGGTCGTGCTCGATCTCGACCGCCGCCGCGATATCATCAAGTCCGACGCCGAACACCTGGCCTTCGCCCAGGGCCTGACGGTCATCGAGGACGAAGGCCTGCTCGAAGAGGTTGCTGGTCTCGTCGAATGGCCGGTCGTCATGATGGGCTCGTTCGATCCCGATTTCCTCGAAGTGCCCGAGGAAGTGATCATCACGACCATCCGCGCCAACCAGAAGTGCTTTTGCCTGCGCGATGCCAGCGGACGCCTGGCGCCCAAATTCCTGCTGACAGCCAATACCATCGCCAAGGATGGCGGCGAGATGATCGTGGCGGGCAATGAGCGCGTGATCCGCGCGCGCCTGTCGGATGCCAAGTTCTTCTACGAGACCGACCTCGCCGTGCCGCTGGCCACCGGCGTGCCGCGCCTCGCCCAGACCGTATTCCACGCCAAGCTCGGCACCCAGCTCGAACGCGTCAACCGCATCGAGAAGCTGGCCGTCGAGATCGCGTCAGTAGTCGGCGCCGATCCCGAGGAAGCGCGCCGCGCCGCGCGCCTGGCCAAGGCCGACCTCGTGACGCAGATGGTTGGCGAGTTCCCCGAACTTCAGGGCCTCATGGGCCGCTATTATGCCGAGCGGCAGGGCGAGTCCCGTGCCGTGGCCAATGCCATCGAGATGCACTACAAGCCGCTCGGTCCGACCGACAAGGTGCCGAATGAGCCCGTGGCCATCGCGGTGGCGCTGGCCGACAAGCTCGACCTGCTCAAGGGCTTCTGGGCGATCGACGAGAAGCCCACCGGCTCGCGCGATCCCTTCGCGCTGCGCCGCGCTGCCCTCGGCGTCATCCGCATCATCACCGAGAACGGCCTGCGCTTCCCGCTCGACGTCGAGCCGGACCTGCTCTCGTTCTTCCATGATCGCCTCAAGGTCTCGCTCCGCGATGCCGGCGCGCGCTATGATCTCGTGGACGCCGTCATTTCGGCTGACAGCAACGATGTCCTTCAGATCACCCAGCGCGTCGAAGCGCTCTCGGACCTTCTGGGCACCGAAGACGGCCGCAACCTTCTCGCCGGCTATCGCCGCGCGGTGAACATCCTCGTCGCCGAGGAGAAGAAGGACGGGCGCTCCTATGCCGGCGAAGACTTCGAGGGCGGCGCCGAGCCGGTTGCCGAGGAATTCGAACTGCGCCGCGGTGTCGCCCAGGCCTGGTCGGACGTTTCGGCCCGCATCGCCGCCGACGACTACAAGGGCGCCATGACTGCCCTCGGCCGCCTGCGCGGCCCGGTCGATGCCTTCTTCGAAGCAGTGCTGGTCAACGACCCCGACCCGGTCGTCCGCGGCAACCGCCTCAAGCTCCTCGCCCGCCTGCGCGACACGATGCATCTGGTGGCCGACTTCTCGAAGATCGCGGGTTAG
- a CDS encoding DUF2207 domain-containing protein, protein MLGLLTRLLAAFALLVALVLPAAAAEGIRSFDADIVLSRDGTVDVTERITVEAEGFSITRGIFRDIPTTLTNPNGSLLRANLDVLSVTRDGRAENYALEDLDNHFKRIRIGNPDVYLDRGLHTYEVRYTMTRMGRTFEDHDELYWNVTGNYWSFPIASATARVTLPAEAVISKLVGYTGPVGSNERAVTVTRTSDNTATFKANRRLDAGEGMSVALAFQKGVLEAPGGLTGIGYWLSDHRDTILPLIAVLLVLGYNFFAWDLVGRDPPKGTIIPLFHPPKGYSPALAHYISEMGWKRDGWTAFTASIFDLGVKGLVKIDQTTKKLRITLTGAEPAETLPPGEAMLFGYLKSKGDITVDTTTGPELNQKRSEFISTLQNENRQVYFRNNTGYVFLGGLLAVLLLGAMVFFEVLDPLWLIIAVVVGIGIGLFTSIFSNFWNGGGFSRFVIVIWIGIAAFNLIGAGTDVISGFQVDTAVFAAASIVLITIVFAILLRAPTVQGRKVMDDLDGFKMYINTAEKERLNMVNEPPMTIERFESILPFAIALGIEKPWSQYFQSELARNAVAGATVASYSPGWYSGRDFSSGNFSNTVSSVASSMTSAMVAAQPQSSSSSAFSGGGGGGGGSGGGGGGGGGGGW, encoded by the coding sequence ATGCTTGGCCTGCTCACGCGGCTCCTGGCCGCTTTCGCGCTGCTGGTCGCCCTGGTGCTGCCCGCCGCGGCGGCCGAGGGTATTCGCTCGTTTGACGCCGATATCGTGCTGAGCCGTGACGGCACGGTCGACGTCACCGAACGCATCACCGTAGAGGCCGAAGGCTTCAGCATCACGCGCGGCATCTTCCGCGACATTCCCACGACGCTCACCAACCCCAACGGTTCGCTGCTGCGCGCCAATCTCGATGTCCTTTCCGTGACTCGGGACGGCCGCGCGGAAAACTACGCGCTCGAAGATCTCGACAACCACTTCAAACGCATCCGCATCGGCAATCCCGACGTCTATCTCGACCGGGGCCTGCACACCTACGAAGTCCGCTACACCATGACTCGCATGGGGCGCACTTTCGAGGATCACGACGAGCTCTACTGGAACGTCACCGGCAATTACTGGTCTTTCCCGATCGCCTCGGCCACCGCCAGGGTAACGCTGCCCGCCGAAGCGGTGATCTCCAAACTTGTCGGCTATACCGGCCCCGTTGGCTCGAACGAGCGGGCAGTCACCGTGACGCGCACGAGCGACAACACCGCCACGTTCAAGGCCAACCGCCGGCTCGACGCCGGCGAAGGCATGAGCGTCGCGCTCGCCTTCCAGAAGGGCGTGCTCGAAGCACCCGGCGGACTGACCGGCATCGGCTACTGGCTCTCCGATCACCGCGATACCATACTGCCGCTCATCGCCGTGCTGCTGGTCCTCGGCTACAATTTCTTCGCCTGGGACTTGGTCGGCCGCGATCCCCCCAAGGGCACGATCATTCCGCTCTTCCACCCGCCCAAGGGCTACTCGCCCGCTCTCGCCCACTACATCAGCGAAATGGGCTGGAAGCGCGATGGCTGGACCGCCTTTACCGCCTCGATCTTCGATCTTGGCGTCAAGGGCCTGGTCAAGATCGACCAGACCACCAAGAAGCTGCGCATCACCCTGACTGGTGCCGAACCTGCCGAAACGCTCCCGCCCGGCGAGGCCATGCTCTTCGGCTACCTCAAGTCCAAGGGCGACATCACCGTTGACACCACCACCGGCCCCGAGCTCAATCAGAAGCGCAGCGAGTTCATCTCCACGCTCCAGAACGAGAACCGGCAGGTCTACTTTCGCAACAACACCGGCTACGTCTTCCTCGGCGGCCTGCTGGCTGTACTGCTGTTGGGCGCCATGGTGTTCTTCGAGGTGCTCGATCCGCTCTGGCTCATCATCGCGGTCGTCGTCGGCATCGGCATTGGCCTTTTCACCTCGATCTTCTCCAACTTCTGGAACGGCGGCGGCTTCAGCCGCTTCGTGATCGTGATCTGGATCGGCATTGCCGCCTTCAACCTCATCGGCGCAGGCACCGACGTCATCTCCGGCTTCCAGGTCGATACCGCGGTGTTCGCCGCGGCCTCGATTGTCCTGATTACCATCGTCTTCGCCATCTTGCTGCGCGCGCCCACCGTGCAGGGCCGCAAGGTCATGGACGATCTCGATGGCTTCAAGATGTACATCAACACCGCCGAGAAAGAGCGGCTCAACATGGTCAACGAGCCGCCGATGACCATAGAGCGCTTCGAGTCCATCCTGCCCTTTGCCATTGCCCTGGGTATCGAAAAGCCCTGGTCGCAATACTTCCAGAGCGAGCTCGCCCGCAACGCGGTGGCCGGCGCGACGGTCGCCTCCTATTCGCCCGGCTGGTATTCGGGCCGCGATTTTTCCTCGGGCAATTTCTCCAACACCGTTTCCTCGGTCGCCTCCAGCATGACCTCGGCCATGGTCGCCGCGCAGCCGCAATCCTCCTCCTCGTCGGCCTTTTCCGGCGGTGGCGGTGGTGGCGGCGGCTCGGGTGGTGGCGGCGGAGGCGGCGGCGGCGGTGGCTGGTGA
- a CDS encoding LemA family protein has translation MTGWIILIIVVAVLGYGVYLYNDLVRNRQLTQEGWSGIDVQLKRRADLIPNLLETVKGYMSHERETLEAVTSARAAAQAGSNATPEERAKLEGALTGALGRLLAVAEAYPDLKANTTFLEFQKALQGVEDEIQLARRYYNGAVRNLNVAVESFPSAIIANMFKFTKAEYFELENAADRAVPTVKF, from the coding sequence ATGACCGGCTGGATTATTCTCATCATCGTCGTCGCCGTCCTCGGCTACGGCGTCTACCTCTACAACGACCTGGTGCGGAACCGGCAACTGACGCAGGAAGGCTGGTCGGGCATCGACGTGCAGCTCAAGCGCCGCGCCGATCTCATTCCCAATCTGCTCGAAACGGTGAAGGGCTACATGTCCCACGAGCGCGAAACGCTCGAAGCGGTCACCAGCGCCCGCGCCGCCGCACAGGCCGGCTCCAACGCCACCCCGGAGGAACGGGCCAAGCTCGAAGGCGCGCTGACCGGTGCCCTGGGGCGCCTTCTTGCCGTCGCCGAGGCCTATCCGGACCTCAAGGCTAACACCACTTTCCTCGAATTCCAGAAGGCGCTGCAGGGCGTCGAAGACGAAATCCAGCTAGCCCGCCGCTACTACAACGGCGCCGTGCGCAATCTCAACGTGGCGGTTGAATCCTTCCCCTCGGCGATCATCGCCAACATGTTCAAGTTCACCAAGGCGGAATATTTCGAGCTCGAGAACGCTGCCGACCGCGCCGTCCCGACCGTCAAGTTCTGA
- a CDS encoding DUF7230 family protein: MKIKLTRKQSAPPNLAARALSEGQFRPKVEKNPKAYSRKQKHPKGSVMEHQLPFSVPAGEDEQDNS; the protein is encoded by the coding sequence ATGAAGATAAAGCTCACGCGCAAGCAATCCGCGCCACCTAACCTGGCCGCCCGGGCATTGTCCGAAGGGCAGTTTCGACCCAAGGTCGAGAAAAACCCGAAGGCTTACAGCCGCAAGCAGAAGCATCCAAAGGGGAGCGTGATGGAACATCAGCTCCCCTTTTCCGTTCCCGCTGGTGAGGACGAGCAGGACAATAGCTAA
- a CDS encoding glycine--tRNA ligase subunit alpha, which translates to MTDALLPNMDPKRSFQGLILTLQRYWAEQGCVILQPYDMPMGAGTSHTATVLRALGPKHWNAAYVQPSRRPKDGRYGENPNRLQHYYQFQVILKPSPDNIQQLYLNSLAAIGLDSTLHDIRFVEDDWENPTLGAWGLGWECWCDGMEVSQFTYFQQVAGFECSPVSGEITYGLERLAMYVQGVENVYDLNFNGGNGNDKVTYGDVFLQNEQEFSKYNFESADTDMLFQHFADAEKECRALLEKGQDGDRHTLAVPAYEQVLKAAHNFNLLDARGVISVTERQSYILRIRELAKACGAAWLQTANGGAV; encoded by the coding sequence ATGACCGATGCCCTGCTGCCCAACATGGACCCGAAACGCTCGTTCCAGGGCCTGATCCTGACGTTGCAGCGTTACTGGGCCGAGCAGGGTTGCGTGATCCTGCAGCCCTATGACATGCCCATGGGCGCCGGCACCTCGCACACTGCAACCGTCCTGCGCGCCCTCGGCCCCAAGCACTGGAATGCCGCCTATGTGCAGCCTTCGCGCCGCCCGAAGGATGGTCGCTATGGCGAGAACCCTAACCGGCTCCAGCACTATTACCAGTTCCAGGTGATCCTGAAGCCGTCGCCGGATAACATCCAGCAGCTCTATCTCAATTCGCTCGCCGCCATCGGCCTCGATTCCACCCTACACGACATCCGCTTCGTCGAGGACGACTGGGAGAACCCCACGCTCGGCGCCTGGGGCCTGGGCTGGGAGTGCTGGTGCGACGGCATGGAAGTGAGCCAGTTCACCTACTTCCAGCAGGTAGCCGGCTTTGAATGCTCGCCCGTTTCCGGCGAGATCACCTATGGGCTCGAGCGCCTCGCCATGTATGTGCAGGGCGTCGAGAACGTCTACGATCTCAACTTCAACGGCGGCAACGGCAACGACAAGGTCACCTACGGCGACGTCTTCCTGCAGAACGAGCAGGAATTCTCCAAGTACAACTTCGAATCCGCCGACACCGACATGCTGTTCCAGCATTTCGCGGATGCCGAGAAGGAATGCCGTGCGCTGCTCGAAAAGGGCCAGGACGGCGATCGCCACACACTGGCCGTTCCGGCCTATGAGCAGGTGCTCAAGGCCGCGCACAACTTCAACCTCCTCGATGCCCGCGGCGTGATTTCGGTCACCGAGCGGCAGAGCTACATCCTGCGCATCCGCGAGCTGGCCAAGGCCTGCGGCGCCGCCTGGCTGCAGACTGCCAATGGCGGCGCAGTCTAG